One window from the genome of Scatophagus argus isolate fScaArg1 unplaced genomic scaffold, fScaArg1.pri scaffold_28_ctg1, whole genome shotgun sequence encodes:
- the LOC124055928 gene encoding uncharacterized protein LOC124055928, translating into MRDKRDKTYKSKNSNIIIQVGTNDTWLRQSEVTKANMESVCNNVGMAPRTVASEFLSALWTIFFAVFVSFPVVFSFQYTREELLSIRDTSLPNFPPLFHNSGSFPGFLVRGAAALYGITRRWRRRRGKRAGALVRLRQRGLRTALPSIHLENVRSLANKMDELLLLISKNSDFRNSAALCFTETWLSEHIPDAPLQLPGFRLFRADRNSELSGKKRGGGTCFFVNEGWCKDVTVLRKSCSFHLESLFINCKPFYSPREFSSFILVSVYIPPQAYVTEALQHLADQVSVMEAKHPDSLLIILGDFNRANLSQELPKYRQQIKCPTRDVNTPVGG; encoded by the coding sequence ATGAGAGATAAGCGAGATAAGACATATAAGAGTAAAAACAGTAACATTATAATTCAAGTCGGCACTAATGACACCtggctacgccagtcggaggtcaccaaagctAATATGGAGTCGGTATGTAATAATGTAGGTATGGCGCCGCGGACGGTCGCCTCGGAGTTTCTCTCCGCCCTGTGGACGatcttttttgcagtttttgttagttttccggtagttttctcatttcaatacaccagagaagaactcTTGAGCATAAGAGATACATCTCTACccaattttccaccacttttccacaattctgGAAGTTTTCCGGGGTTTTTGGTCAGAGGTGCAGCGGCTCTCTATGGAATTACGCGGAGATGGAGACGCCGTCGGGGGAAGCGCGCAGGAGCGCTCGTTAGGCTGAGGCAGCGGGGGTTACGCACGGCGCTCCCGTCTATTCACCTGGAAAACGTTCGCTCcctggcaaacaaaatggacgaactgctgcttctaatctcCAAAAACTCCGACTTTAGGAACTCCGCCgctctgtgtttcactgaaacctggctcagcGAACACATCCCGGACGCTCCTCTCCAGCTGCCCGGCTTCCGCCTCTTCCGTGCAGACCGCAACTCGGAGCTCtctggaaagaagaggggaggtggaacgtgcttttttgtcaacgaaggttggtgtaaagatgtcacagtgttaaggaAATCATGCAGTTTTCATCTTGAGTCgttattcataaactgtaaaccattttattcaccgcgggagttctcctcgttcatcctggtcagtgtttacattccacctcagGCATATGTAACGGAGGCGTTACAACACctagctgaccaggtatcagtcatggaggcaaaacatccagactccctgctcatcattcttggggattttaacagagcaaacctcagccaagaacttccaaaatacagacaacagataaagtgtccCACCAGGGATGTTAATAcaccggtcggtggatga
- the LOC124055919 gene encoding mucin-4-like, with protein MLTPDAHFDAPGGDLHLDKITERDSGAYRCTVQNFVGMEDCELILKITSPSTVIDGHGHIAGTTAEITAGVGMERCELIPNVTSPSTVIDRHGPIAGTTAEITAGVGIEDPESILSMTSASTVIHGHGPIASTPAEITAGVDIKGRELMLNITSPSTVIHGHGPIASTPAEITAGVGIKGRELMLNITSPSTVIHGHGPIASTPAEITAGVGIKGRELIPNITSPSTVIDGHGPIAGTKAEITAGVIIAVIVLITVTRTTVIYYRRRKGQYSFILHSSLQLNCEEEDIPYEIVETTDPVLSSSAEDNEKNEEESIEDGLTTCVEAKDLSSSQIEKSEDSGSMGNRDEVDAEGQEPCSLHTENEKNASNEDVAKAL; from the exons ATGCTGACTCCAGATGCCCATTTTGATGCTCCAGGAGGGGACTTACACTTGGATAAGATCACAGAGAGGGACTCTGGAGCCTACCGCTGTACCGTCCAGAACTTTGTGGGTATGGAAGACTGTGAGCTTATACTCAAAATCACATCTCCATCAACTGTGATTGACGGCCATGGACATATAGCAGGAACTacagctgaaattacagcaggaGTGGGTATGGAACGCTGTGAACTTATACCCAATGtcacatctccatcaacagTGATTGACAGACATGGACCCATAGCAGGAACTacagctgaaattacagcaggTGTGGGTATTGAAGACCCTGAATCTATACTCAGTATGACATCTGCATCAACAGTGATTCATGGACATGGACCTATAGCAAGTACTccagctgaaattacagcaggaGTGGATATCAAAGGCCGTGAGCTTATGCTGAATatcacatctccatcaacagTGATTCATGGACATGGACCTATAGCAAGTACTccagctgaaattacagcaggaGTGGGTATCAAAGGCCGTGAGCTTATGCTGAATatcacatctccatcaacagTGATTCATGGACATGGACCTATAGCAAGTACTccagctgaaattacagcaggaGTGGGTATCAAAGGCCGTGAGCTTATACCGAATatcacatctccatcaacagTGATTGACGGACATGGACCTATAGCAGgaacaaaagctgaaattacTGCAGGAGTTATTATTGCTGTGATTGTGCTCATCACTGTAACGCGCACCACAGTTATTTACTATCGCCGCAGGAAAGGGCAATATTCTTTCATACTGCACTCATCATTGCAGCTCAATTGTGAGGAAGAAGACATCCCATATGAGATAGTGGAGACTACCGACCCT GTGCTGTCTTCCTCTGCAGAGGACAATgagaagaatgaagaagaatctATTGAGGACGGACTGACTACCTGTGTTGAAGCTAAG GATTTGAGCTCCTCACAAATAGAAAAATCAGAGGACAGTGGATCCATGGGAAACAGAGATGAGGTTGATGCTGAAGGACAG GAGCCATGTTCcctgcacacagaaaatgagaaaaatgcatcCAACGAGGATGTGGCCAAAGCATTGTGA